The following are encoded together in the Phragmites australis chromosome 19, lpPhrAust1.1, whole genome shotgun sequence genome:
- the LOC133899969 gene encoding amino acid transporter AVT1H, with the protein MAAQWCWSLCPKPKQVVSESVHGAQLALQRLSKRCEACDVEAGKPCKCGDQEASRASAASRVAAVEAIGEQRHSKPNSSFAHSVINMVGMLIGLGQLSIPYALENGGWASAFLLIGLGVMCAYTAHIIGKCLNEYSSSKTYQDIGEQAFGTKGRVIASAFIYLEIFFALVSYTISLSDNLPLVFAGVRLHFPWLHLTTTQLLTVIAVLVALPSLWLRDLSSISFLSFAGIIMSLLIFGTVVCTAAFGGVGLGKHIPVLQLDRIPAVSGLYMFSYAGHIVFPNIYTAMKDPSRFTKVSITSFAVVTALYVALAFVGASLFGPAVNSQITLSMPPRLAVTKVALWATVLTPVTKYALEFAPFAIQLEHYLPSGMGPRARTLVRGGVGSAALLLILTLALSVPYFQYVLSLTGSLVSVAICVIFPCAFYLKIRWGRVSRSTVALNVAMILAGVVLAVVGTISSAKSLVQSIQRGHTA; encoded by the exons ATGGCGGCTCAGTGGTGCTGGTCGCTTTGCCCGAAGCCGAAGCAGGTGGTCAGCGAGAGCGTGCACGGCGCACAGCTCGCCCTGCAGCGGCTGAGCAAGCGCTGCGAGGCCTGCGACGTCGAGGCGGGCAAGCCGTGCAAGTGCGGCGACCAGGAGGCGAGCCGTGCCAGTGCGGCATCGAGGGTGGCCGCCGTGGAGGCGATCGGCGAGCAGCGCCACAGCAAGCCCAACAGCTCCTTTGCCCACTCAGTCATCAACATGGTTGGGATGCTCATAG GGCTTGGGCAGCTCTCCATTCCATACGCCTTGGAGAACGGCGGCTGGGCCTCCGCTTTCCTGCTCATCGGCCTCGGCGTCATGTGCGCCTACACCGCGCACATCATCGGCAAGTGCCTCAACGAGTACTCCAGCTCCAAGACGTACCAAGACATCGGCGAGCAGGCGTTCGGCACCAAGGGCCGCGTGATTGCCTCCGCCTTCATCTACCTCGAGATCTTCTTCGCCCTGGTCTCCTACACCATCTCCCTCAGCGACAACCTGCCACTCGTCTTCGCTGGCGTGCGCCTCCACTTCCCGTGGCTTCACCTCACCACGACGCAGCTGCTCACCGTCATCGCCGTGCTGGTCGCGCTCCCCAGCCTGTGGCTGAGGGACCTGTCGTCCATTTCCTTCCTCTCCTTCGCCGGCATCATCATGTCGCTCCTCATCTTCGGCACCGTCGTCTGCACCGCCGCGTTCGGCGGGGTGGGCCTGGGCAAACACATCCCCGTGCTCCAGCTGGACAGGATCCCGGCGGTGTCTGGCCTGTACATGTTTAGCTACGCCGGGCACATCGTGTTCCCGAACATCTACACCGCCATGAAGGACCCTTCCCGCTTCACCAAGGTCTCCATCACGAGCTTCGCCGTGGTCACCGCGCTCTACGTGGCTCTTGCGTTCGTCGGTGCAAGCCTCTTCGGCCCAGCGGTTAACTCCCAAATCACGCTCAGCATGCCACCGCGGCTCGCGGTCACCAAGGTGGCGTTGTGGGCGACCGTGCTCACCCCGGTCACCAAGTACGCGCTGGAGTTCGCGCCGTTCGCCATCCAGCTCGAGCACTACCTGCCATCCGGCATGGGTCCCCGCGCGAGGACGCTCGTCCGCGGCGGCGTCGGGTCCGCGGCTCTGCTGCTCATCCTGACGCTGGCGCTCTCGGTGCCCTACTTCCAGTACGTGCTCAGCCTGACGGGCTCGCTGGTGAGCGTGGCGATCTGCGTCATCTTCCCCTGCGCGTTCTACCTCAAGATCCGCTGGGGCAGGGTGTCGCGGTCCACTGTCGCACTCAACGTGGCAATGATTCTCGCTGGCGTCGTCCTAGCGGTGGTGGGGACCATCTCGTCGGCCAAGTCGCTAGTGCAGAGCATCCAGAGGGGCCATACTGCGTAA